The DNA sequence CCAGGTGTCGGCAGTTCTCGTGGAGGCGCGCGGGTGCCGAAAAGCCGCCCAAAAAGAGGGCGAGAAGGAGTTGCCACCAGGCGAGGTCTGTAAGACGTAGGCGGGGGCATTGCGCAGGGCTTAGAAGCCCCGGCGCTTCATCATCTCTTCTTCGTAGTGCTTGTTATATAGGATGTCCCACTCGGGGCTTCCCTCACGCAATTTCCGCGAGTAAGAAGCCAGGGTCCGTCGGGCCTCTTCATCAACAATCTCATCGATGGTGAGCTCATCCGTAATGATGCGAACCATCTGGAGCCGCACATCATTCGGCTCGCGGAGGAAATCCGCATGCTCGTCCTCCTCGAGGGATTCAAGCAGTAGCTTCGAGAGATGGTTGATTTTCCATCGGGACAAACGCATGGACTATTGCTCCTGAAAGCCCGAGGCAGGGGCGCCCCTTAGAGGACGAGACCCCTCTCCTGGGACAACTTGCGCTTAATCATGACAAACATCTTGTGGTAATCGATATTGCGCCTGTCAATATCTTCCTGGTGCTGATCTAGGATTTCGCGCACCTCCTCGTTGAGCCGGTCCTCAACCAACAAATCATCAATTATCACATT is a window from the Nitrospinota bacterium genome containing:
- a CDS encoding DUF507 family protein — its product is MRLSRWKINHLSKLLLESLEEDEHADFLREPNDVRLQMVRIITDELTIDEIVDEEARRTLASYSRKLREGSPEWDILYNKHYEEEMMKRRGF
- a CDS encoding DUF507 family protein; translated protein: MRLKKEMVQYIAQVMAKKLVDRRYITYDGNMRDLEALFVNVIIDDLLVEDRLNEEVREILDQHQEDIDRRNIDYHKMFVMIKRKLSQERGLVL